A window of Candidatus Omnitrophota bacterium genomic DNA:
TCTCCTGAAAACGTTTGAAGCGAAAGGCCGTACGCTCTTCGTGGACGCCAAGCCCGACAATAAAACGCTTCTCGCCATTCGCAATCTTCCTTCCGCTGCTGTTCAATGCGTCAATTCGTGCTCTCCTTTGGATATCTTCGAATCGGATAATATCTTTCTCACCAAAGCGGCGGCGGAATTGTACCAACAACGCTACGGCAAACAGGGAGGACGGTGATGGCCATGACCAACGGGTACGATGTCATTCTCGAAGCGGTTTTTACGGAACGGACGACCAACCTCTCCGAAAAGGAAAATGTCTACACGTTCCGAGTCCGCAACGAATCCAATAAATTGGAGATTAAAAACGCCGTGGAGATGGCTTTCAATGTGAAAGTCGTCGATGTACGCACCGTGAATGTCCACTCCAAGAAAAAATACGACCGCTATCGCGGCATATTCGGAAAGACGCGCGGATTCAAGAAAGCGTTAGTGAAACTCGCCAAGGGCGAAAAGATCGAATTTGTTTAAGATGGGGTAAGCGGAGACTAGAACAGTGGCGATTAAGAAATATAACCCAACGACTCCTACCCGGCGTTTTCAGACCACGGCGGCTTTTGACGAGATCACGAAGACGACGCCGGAAAAAAGCCTTCTTGCTCCTCTGCGCAAAACGGGCGGACGGAATACGAAAGGCCATATTACAGTCCGTTATCGCGGCGGCGGACACAAGCGGCGCTACCGGATAATCGACTTCAAGCGCGATAAAGACGGGATTCCCGCCACCGTAGCGGCGATCGAATACGATCCCAACCGCACGGCGCGCATCGCGCTTCTACACTACGCCGACGGCGAAAAGCGCTACATCATCGCTCCCGACGGCCTGAAGGTGGGCGCTACGGTTCTATCGGGGTCGGACGCCCCTCATAAACTGGGCAATTGCCTTCCGCTTAAGAAAATCCTTGATGGTACGGTGGTTCACGCCATTGAATTGAAAATAGGCAAGGGCGCTTCCCTCGCCCGTTCGGCGGGCGTTTCCGCTCAGGTGATGGGCCGCGAAGGCGAATATGCGCGCATTAAACTGCCCTCCACCGAAGTGCGCATGGTTCATTTGAACTGCCGGGCGACGATCGGCCAAACCTCCAACCCCGATCATTCCAACATCCAGATCGGCAAAGCGGGCCGGGTGCGTTGGAAGGGCAGGTCGCCTCACGTGCGCGGAGTAGCCATGAATCCCGTCGACCATCCTCTGGGTGGCGGCGAAGGAAAATCTTCCGGCGGACGCCACCCCTGCACTCCGTGGGGGGTACCGACCAAAGGATATAAAACCCGGCGCAACAAGCGGACTTCCAATATGATCCTGGAAGGAAGACGGCGCGGCAAGAAAAAATAACCGCTGAGGATTGTTTTCGATAGAATTGAATCCGGGAAACTTTAGACACTGTTCGATTGAGGTAGGTAAAGAGCATGGGACGCTCGTTGAAAAAAGGACCATACGTGGATGATCGGCTGCTCAAACGCATCCAGGATTTGAACGACAAGAACGAGAAAAAAGTTCTGCGCACCTGGTCGAGAAGCTGCACCGTCATGCCTGAAATGATCGGGCATACCATCGCCGTTCACAACGGAAAGAAATTCGTCCCCGTCTTTTTGACGGAAAATATGGTTGGACACAAACTGGGTGAGTTCTCGCCCACCCGAACCTTCAAGTCGCACGGCGGCAAAACCGCCCGCGTGATGCGGCTGAAGTAAGAGAGGAACTATCATGGCTATGCACGCCACGTTGCGCTTTTGCCGGATGTCGGCGAGAAAAGCGAGAATCGTCGCCGATACCATTCGGGGAAAATCGTATGAAGAAGCCGTCAATATTCTGACCTTTCTTCCCAGAAGAAAAGCGGGGGAGATTTTGTTGAAACTGCTCAAATCCGCCGCCGCCAACGTCGAAGAGACGACCGACTACGATCCGGACGAATTGATCGTCAGCAAAGTTTTCGTGGACGGGGCGCGGATGCTGAAACGCTTCCGCCCCGCGCCGATGGGACGCGCCATGCGCGTACGCAAGCGCTTGAGTCACATCACCATCGAGTTGGGACCGGTGGAGCGATAAGCCGACCGAACAAGGTTACGAGGAGAAATCGTGGGACAGAAAGTTCATCCATACGGGTTCCGGGTAGGAATCTATAAAAACTGGAAATCGCGCTGGTATGCGGAGAAGGATTACGCCGAGCTGCTTCACGACGATTTGAAAATCCGGGCGGCCATCAAAAAGCGCCTTTTTCACGCCGGCATCAGCGAAGTGGAGATCGAACGATTCACGCAGCGGATGCGCATCAACATCCTGGCGGCCCGGCCCGGCATCATCATCGGCCGCAAAGGCGTGGAAGTCGAACGGTTGAAGAAACTTCTAAGCAATATCACCGAACGCCAAATCCATATCAATATCCGCGAAATCAAAAATCCGGAATTGGACGCTCAATTGCAAGCGGAAGCCATCGCGCTGCAACTGGAACGCCGCGTCTCCTTCCGCCGCGCCTTGAAACGCGCCATCCAAGGCTCCATGCAAGCAGGCGCCCTGGGCGTCAAAGTGATGGTCGCCGGACGTTTGGGCGGCGCGGAAATGTCCCGCACGGAATGGTACCGCGAAGGCCGCGTTCCTTTGCATACCTTGAGAGCCAATATCGATTACGGTTTCTCGGAAGCGCGCACCGCCTATGGGCGCATCGGCGTGAAATGCTGGATATTCAAAGGCGAAGCCAGCATTATGGGCGCCGGAGAAGAGACGCAGGAGGCGACGACCTGAGATGTTAATGCCAGCCAGAGAAAAATTCCGCAAGGTCCACCGCGGCAACCGCCGAGGCATCGCCTGCCGGGGAACCGCCGTCAGTTTCGGCGATTATGGCATGAAAGCCATGACCGGCGGCTGGGTAACCTCGCGCCAGATCGAAGCGGCTCGCGTCGCCATCAACCGCTATATCAAAAGACGCGGCAAAGTCTGGATTCGCCTCTTTCCTCATAAACCCGTCACCGCCAAACCGGCGGAAACCCGCATGGGCGGCGGCAAAGGCGCTCCGGAAATGCACATCGCCGTCGTAAAACCGGGCCATGTTATTTTCGAACTGGGCGGCGTCACCGAAGATGTGGCGCGCGAAGCCTTCCGTTTGGCGAGCCATAAACTCCCGCTGAAAATCCGCTTTTCTTCGCGGGACGAAACGATGTGAGGGACAAAAAATGAAGGCAGACGACTTCCGTTCGCTTTCGATGGAAGAACTGGACCAACGCGTGAACGATCTCAAAAAACAATTGTTCAATTCGCGCATGCAACTCTATTCCAATCAATTGTCGAACACCAATAAGATCAAAGAAATCAAGAAAGATATCGCTCGCGCCTTAACCGTGAGAGATGAAAACCTCGCGAAGGCGGAAAAGACATCATGACGGAAACGAATACGAACAAACGAAAAGTACGCGAAGGCCTCGTCATCAGCACGGCCATGGATAAAACCATCGTCGTCGAACTCGAACGCTTGGTGCGCCATCCCCAATATGGAAAAGTCGTGCGCCGCAAAAAGCGCGTCAAAGTCCATGACGAAAAAAATTCATGCATCGTCGGCGATCTCGTTCGCATCTCCGAAACGCGGCCTTTGAGCAAAACCAAGCGTTGGCGATATCTCGAAACTATACGGAAGGCCGTTGTAGTCTAAAACGGGCGGCGGGAGGCATAACATGATTCAGGAATACACCAATCTCGTCGTGGCGGACAATTCGGGCGCCCGTAAAATCCGTTGTTTCAAAGTGTTGGGCGGTTCTCGCCGCCGGTACGCCGGTATCGGCGACATCATCGTGGCCAGCGTCCGCGAAGCCATCCCCGAATCCAACGTGAAAAAAGGCG
This region includes:
- the rpmC gene encoding 50S ribosomal protein L29; the encoded protein is MKADDFRSLSMEELDQRVNDLKKQLFNSRMQLYSNQLSNTNKIKEIKKDIARALTVRDENLAKAEKTS
- the rplV gene encoding 50S ribosomal protein L22 codes for the protein MAMHATLRFCRMSARKARIVADTIRGKSYEEAVNILTFLPRRKAGEILLKLLKSAAANVEETTDYDPDELIVSKVFVDGARMLKRFRPAPMGRAMRVRKRLSHITIELGPVER
- the rpsS gene encoding 30S ribosomal protein S19 codes for the protein MGRSLKKGPYVDDRLLKRIQDLNDKNEKKVLRTWSRSCTVMPEMIGHTIAVHNGKKFVPVFLTENMVGHKLGEFSPTRTFKSHGGKTARVMRLK
- the rplP gene encoding 50S ribosomal protein L16, whose translation is MLMPAREKFRKVHRGNRRGIACRGTAVSFGDYGMKAMTGGWVTSRQIEAARVAINRYIKRRGKVWIRLFPHKPVTAKPAETRMGGGKGAPEMHIAVVKPGHVIFELGGVTEDVAREAFRLASHKLPLKIRFSSRDETM
- the rpsC gene encoding 30S ribosomal protein S3, producing MGQKVHPYGFRVGIYKNWKSRWYAEKDYAELLHDDLKIRAAIKKRLFHAGISEVEIERFTQRMRINILAARPGIIIGRKGVEVERLKKLLSNITERQIHINIREIKNPELDAQLQAEAIALQLERRVSFRRALKRAIQGSMQAGALGVKVMVAGRLGGAEMSRTEWYREGRVPLHTLRANIDYGFSEARTAYGRIGVKCWIFKGEASIMGAGEETQEATT
- the rplW gene encoding 50S ribosomal protein L23, yielding MAMTNGYDVILEAVFTERTTNLSEKENVYTFRVRNESNKLEIKNAVEMAFNVKVVDVRTVNVHSKKKYDRYRGIFGKTRGFKKALVKLAKGEKIEFV
- the rpsQ gene encoding 30S ribosomal protein S17, which gives rise to MTETNTNKRKVREGLVISTAMDKTIVVELERLVRHPQYGKVVRRKKRVKVHDEKNSCIVGDLVRISETRPLSKTKRWRYLETIRKAVVV
- the rplB gene encoding 50S ribosomal protein L2, coding for MAIKKYNPTTPTRRFQTTAAFDEITKTTPEKSLLAPLRKTGGRNTKGHITVRYRGGGHKRRYRIIDFKRDKDGIPATVAAIEYDPNRTARIALLHYADGEKRYIIAPDGLKVGATVLSGSDAPHKLGNCLPLKKILDGTVVHAIELKIGKGASLARSAGVSAQVMGREGEYARIKLPSTEVRMVHLNCRATIGQTSNPDHSNIQIGKAGRVRWKGRSPHVRGVAMNPVDHPLGGGEGKSSGGRHPCTPWGVPTKGYKTRRNKRTSNMILEGRRRGKKK